From one Humulus lupulus chromosome 8, drHumLupu1.1, whole genome shotgun sequence genomic stretch:
- the LOC133794179 gene encoding equilibrative nucleotide transporter 3-like, which produces MTIADESGVAVNVRHEGKSIAILVCWVLGLGSLVSWNSMLTIADYYYALFPDYHPSRVLTLVYQPFAVGTMAILAYNEAKINTRKRNLFGYTLFFTSTFLLIVVDLATSGRGGVGPYVGICVLVAAFGIADAHVQGGMVGDLAFMLPEFMQSFFAGLAGSGVLTSVLRLVTKAAMEKTEHGLRKGTLLFLAIASFFEFLCILLYAFVFPKLPIVRYFRKKAASEGSKTVAADLAAAGDDQEIDRDESKFSQRLSNKQLILQNIDYALDLFLIYVLTLSIFPGFLYENTGTHNLGSWYPLVLVAMYNLLDFISRYIPLVKCLKMESRKGILIAVVSRFLFVPAFYFTAKYGDQGWMIMLISLLGLTNGYLTVCVLTAAPKGYKGPEQNALGNILVVFLLGGIFSGVALDWLWIIGNGSF; this is translated from the exons ATGACAATTGCTGATGAATCTGGGGTTGCTGTGAACGTGAGGCATGAG GGGAAGAGTATAGCGATTCTAGTTTGTTGGGTTCTGGGATTGGGTTCCCTTGTTTCTTGGAATAGTATGCTCACCATTGCAGACTACTATTATGCATTATTTCCA GACTACCATCCTTCTCGGGTACTTACCCTTGTTTATCAACCCTTCGCTGTTGGGACAATGGCAATACTAGCATACAATGAGGCCAAAATCAATACCAGAAAGAGGAATTTGTTTGGTTACACCCTCTTCTTCACAAGTACCTTCCTCCTCATAGTT GTTGACTTGGCCACAAGCGGGAGGGGAGGAGTTGGGCCTTATGTAGGAATATGTGTACTCGTTGCTGCCTTTGGGATTGCAGATGCACATGTTCAAGGTGGAATGGTGGGAGACCTGGCTTTCATGCTACCCGAATTCATGCAG TCATTTTTTGCTGGATTGGCTGGATCAGGTGTTCTGACCTCTGTCTTGAGGTTAGTCACTAAAGCAGCCATGGAAAAAACTGAGCATGGCCTTCGCAAAGGAACTT TGTTATTTTTAGCAATCGCCAGCTTCTTCGAGTTCCTGTGCATTCTTTTATACGCATTTGTGTTCCCTAAACTGCCAATTGTGAGGTACTTCCGCAAGAAAGCAGCCTCAGAAGGATCAAAAACTGTGGCAGCTGATCTCGCAGCTGCTGGAGATGACCAGGAA ATTGATCGAGATGAATCCAAATTCTCACAACGTTTGAGCAATAAGCAACTAATCTTACAGAACATCGATTACGCGCTGGACTTGTTCCTAATTTATGTGTTGACTTTGTCCATTTTTCCTGGTTTCTTGTATGAAAATACCGGAACACACAACTTGGGATCATG GTATCCACTTGTACTAGTGGCAATGTACAACTTGTTGGACTTCATATCGAGATACATTCCTCTTGTGAAGTGTTTGAAAATGGAATCGAGGAAGGGAATTTTGATTGCTGTTGTTAGTCGATTCTTGTTCGTTCCTGCGTTTTATTTCACTGCAAAATATGGTGACCAGGGATGGATGATAATGCTCATCTCTTTGTTGGGGTTAACCAATGGTTACCTCACTGTTTGTGTTCTTACTGCAGCACCTAAAGGTTACAAG GGACCTGAGCAAAATGCTTTGGGAAATATTCTTGTGGTGTTTCTTCTTGGAGGAATATTTTCAGGTGTTGCGCTTGATTGGTTATGGATCATTGGCAATGGCTCATTCTAA
- the LOC133793439 gene encoding uncharacterized protein LOC133793439 → MAETLHENQSKGYIENWKDCHTKKCTNTFVNDYAKNEWERMKNTYDSRSSTSDSTEVSEIEILHETLGERRGHNRGVGRKLKGQSSKRRTQLTTTNQPDLQQTVAQLQRQVQILSQKLSPEERAEMDLEMNNAAPTQPTHPRPSHSHMPRDGSGPSFQPMGFQHQQSQQTPLSFQQLLQQPPIHSSASLTPEHMIQFQQYQMFQSFFQMMSQSPNSSQVMMQMMTQSPQTSQVSQSRTPQMMPTQQMSQMPHTFQMMPIPQGQQYGQQTSSMMPTSHGQQTSPMMPTPHGQQTSPMMPSSQVLPYYPQMPNVPQQQIPRNASDDDDDDATTNFF, encoded by the exons ATGGCCGAAACCCTTCATGAAAAT CAAAGCAAGGGTTACATTGAGAATTGGAAGGATTGTCATACAAAGAAATGCACAAACACCTTTGTCAACGACTATGCCAAAAATGAATGG GAACGGATGAAGAATACTTATGACAGCCGATCTAGTACTTCTGACTCTACAGAAGTTTCTGAGATTGAGATACTCCATGAGACTCTTGGAGAGAGGCGTGGCCATAACCGAGGAGTGGGTCGCAAATTGAAAGGACAATCATCAAAACGGCGTACACAACTAACAACTACTAACCAGCCCGACTTACAGCAGACAGTAGCTCAATTGCAAAGACAAGTTCAAATATTGTCTCAAAAACTGTCTCCTGAGGAACGTGCTGAAATGGATCTTGAGATGAATAATGCAGCTCCAACGCAACCAACGCATCCACGACCATCTCATTCTCATATGCCTAGAGATGGATCTGGTCCATCTTTTCAGCCAATGGGTTTTCAGCATCAGCAATCGCAACAGACTCCTCTTTCCTTTCAGCAACTACTACAACAACCTCCTATTCATTCGTCTGCATCTTTAACCCCTGAACACATGATTCAATTTCAACAATATCAGATGTTCCAGTCATTCTTCCAGATGATGTCACAGTCGCCAAACAGTTCACAAGTAATGATGCAGATGATGACACAATCGCCTCAGACGTCTCAAGTTTCTCAGTCACGGACGCCACAAATGATGCCGACACAACAAATGTCTCAGATGCCGCATACTTTTCAGATGATGCCGATACCACAAGGGCAGCAATATGGGCAGCAAACATCATCGATGATGCCTACATCACATGGCCAGCAAACATCGCCAATGATGCCTACACCACATGGGCAGCAAACATCGCCGATGATGCCAAGTTCGCAGGTGTTGCCCTACTACCCACAGATGCCAAATGTTCCTCAACAACAAATTCCGAGAAATGCTAGTGATGATGACGATGACGATGCTACTACAAatttcttttag